TTAACAACAAGTGCGGGAGAGCGACGCCATGAAGTTCGGCATCTTCTATGAGCTGCAATTGCCGCGGCCCTGGGTGGCCGGTGACGAGCTCGCCCTCTACCAGAACGCGCTGTCGCAGATGGAGCTTGCCGACAAGCTCGGCTACGACCATGCCTGGGTCGTCGAGCATCATTTCCTCGAAGAATACTCGCACTCGCCTTCGCCGGAATCCTTCCTCGCTGCGGCGAGCCAGCGCACGAAGAATATCCGGCTCGGCCACGGCATCCTGCAGCTCACCACCAATCATCCGGCGCGCGTCGCCGAGCGCGTCGCGGTGCTGGATCTGCTCAGCAACGGCCGCTGCGAATTCGGCATGGGCGAGAGCGCCTCGATCACCGAGCTCACCCCGTTCGGCCGCGACATGGAGACCAAGAAGGAGGTGTTCGAGGAGGCCGTCGCCGCGATCTTCCCGATGTTCAAGGATGCCGGAAGCGAGCATCACGGCAAGTATTTCGATATCCCCCTGCGCAACGTCGTGCCGAAGCCGGTGCAGAAGCCGCATCCGCCGCTGTGGATGGCCTGCTCGCAGCTGCCGACCATCGAGCGTGCCGGCCGCCATGGCTTTGGCGCGCTCGGCTTCCAGTTCGTCAGCGCCGATGCCGCGCACGCCTGGGTGCACGCTTATTACAACGCCATGACCAAGCGGCTCCGCAAGCTCGCCGATTACCAGATCAATCCGAACATGGCGCTGGTCTCGTTCTTCATGTGCGCCAAGACGGATGAAGAGGCGCGCGCCCGCGCCGACGGCGCTACCTTCTTTCAGTTCGCGCTGCGCTTCTATGGCGCCTCACAGAACCGCCAGCGTCCCGCGCCCTACACCGTCAACATGTGGGACGAGTACAACAAGTGGAAGCGCGACAACCCTGAGGCCCAGGAGGCGGCGCTACGCGGCGGCCTGATCGGCTCGCCGGAGACGATCCGAAAGAAGCTGAAGCGCTTCCAGTCCTCGCATATCGACCAGGTCATCCTGCTCAACCAGGCCGGCAAGAACAGCCACGAGCACATCTGCGAATCGCTCGAGCTGTTCGGCCGCGAGGTGATGCCGGAATTCCAGAACGACCCGGCACAGACCGCCTGGAAGCAGGGCGTCATGAGCGGCGAGATCGAGCTGGAGGAGATCGATACCGAAGCCTTCACCGATCGTTACGGCAAGCTCGCGATCAATGTGGCGCCAGTGAAGGTGGCAGGATAGAAGTCCGAACCTAATCCCAGTATGGAATGGCCGGACGGGCGATCATCAGCCAGAAGATCATCAGCACGGCCGCGAACGCCGGAAAGCCGAAGGCGAACCACCATCGGAAGAGTTGGTGATACCGGGCGGGCAATTTGGTGTTGGTCGCAACCGCTGCGACGGCGAGATCGCGCATCTGCATCTGCATCCAGACCACCGGCAGCCAGAAGGCGCCGGTCACGAGATACAGTGCGATGGATGCCGCCACCCAGCCGTCGCCGAGGGAATAACCGCTCGACCAGGCCAGCCATGTTCCGGTGATCGGCTGCAGGATCACGGCACTCGCCGTGAACAGGAAGTCGGCCAGCACAACCGTCCGCGCAACGCCGGCGATCTCGCGCGGGTCGCCGCGCAGATGCGCCACCAGCATGAAGAAGGCGATGCCGGCCCCGGTGCCGAGCAGCACTGCGGCACCGATGATGTGCGCCATCTTAACCAGGAGATAGGGCATCAGCGATCCTCCCGGATCGCCATGGCAACCAGGTTGAGCATGATCACCGGCCAGATCTTCAGCATCGGCCCCAGCGGATCAGCCCACAGCCGCGGCACCAGGGCCGTGCCGATCACGGCATAGGTGAGCGAGATGATCAATGCTGCCCACAGGCCGTAGCGGCTTAGAGGCCGGTAAAGGATGGCGAGGCCGATGGCGATGTCGGCGAGCGCGCCTGCGGTGACGACGAGCGCCGCGACGTTCCCTTGCAGCCCGCCCTCCCGCAGCAACGACATGCCGATATTCCAGCCCGCGGTCAGCGAGATGATGCCTGTCGCGATCCAGAACGCGCCGAAGACGCCGAAGATCAGCGGCTTGAGCGCATAGAGCTGTGCGAACCAGCGCTCCTGCACCGAGGCAGGCTCGCGTGCGAGGGCCGCTTCGAGATCGCGCGCTGTCACGCCGGTCATTTGCCGCCAGGGCTCGGGGTCGCCGGTTGCGCCGCGCCGCATTTCCGCCTGTGCCGTCGCGTTGATGGGTGTTCGCCATCCCAGCATCTGCGCAACGTCGCCCGCGCGGTACGCGATCGAAGCCGCCCAGGACGGCAGCTGCAGGCGGTAAGCCGGCCTCCAGCGCAGCCAGGCGCGAAACAGCGCGGCCGCGTCGCTGAAGGCGATCCGCCGCGGACCGGCGAGATCAAGCGCGACCCGCGAAGGGGCGCCGGGTTGCAGGAAGAACAGCACCGTTTCGACGACGTCGTCGAGATGCACCGGCTGGATCGCCGCCGTGTCGGGCATCACCGGCATCACCGGCAGTGTCGCCAGCCCGCGCAGCAGTGCGCTGCCGCCATAGGCCGGCCGGCCCACCACGACGGAAGGCCGCAGCACGACCCAGTCGAGCTCCCGCGCCATCAAGGCGGCTTCGCCCGCGCGCTTGGTGCGGGAGAACGCGCTGAGTGCATCGACATTGCTGCCGATCGCCGAGAACAGGATGACCCGGCGGACGCCCGCGCTTTCGCAGGCCGCATAGAGCGCCGCGCTGCCGGCGACATGGACGCCTTGCATATCCTGTCCCTGCAACGCACCCGCCGCATTGATCACGGCATCGACGCCGGTGAGGAGGCCCTTCCATTTCGACGCATCGGTGGTCCGGGCGACGTCGAGCGTGACATGGCGGGGATCGTGCGGCGCCGCGGGATGGCGCGACACCAGGACGCAGTCATGCCCTTCGGCGGACAGCCTGGCGTGGATCGCCGATCCGATAAGTCCTGTAGCCCCGACGAGAAGGATGCGCATTGACTGATCCTTCGATGGCAGCTTGGGCAGACATGACGATACGGACAACAAAACAACGCAGACGCAATCGTTCCTCGGGATGGAACAGGAGGCGCGTTTCTTGGCACAGGTGATGGCCGCGAACGGTGCACGCACAGATGCAACGCGAAAAGTCTCAAATGATAGCGCCCGCTCCCCAATCGTGTGATTGAGGTGAGACATCACACCGGAGAGTGGGCGGTCGGATCAGCCTCATCTCGGAAGACCGTGAAGGAATCGTCTGGAAGGC
This genomic stretch from Bradyrhizobium daqingense harbors:
- a CDS encoding DUF2269 family protein; translation: MPYLLVKMAHIIGAAVLLGTGAGIAFFMLVAHLRGDPREIAGVARTVVLADFLFTASAVILQPITGTWLAWSSGYSLGDGWVAASIALYLVTGAFWLPVVWMQMQMRDLAVAAVATNTKLPARYHQLFRWWFAFGFPAFAAVLMIFWLMIARPAIPYWD
- a CDS encoding SDR family oxidoreductase; this encodes MRILLVGATGLIGSAIHARLSAEGHDCVLVSRHPAAPHDPRHVTLDVARTTDASKWKGLLTGVDAVINAAGALQGQDMQGVHVAGSAALYAACESAGVRRVILFSAIGSNVDALSAFSRTKRAGEAALMARELDWVVLRPSVVVGRPAYGGSALLRGLATLPVMPVMPDTAAIQPVHLDDVVETVLFFLQPGAPSRVALDLAGPRRIAFSDAAALFRAWLRWRPAYRLQLPSWAASIAYRAGDVAQMLGWRTPINATAQAEMRRGATGDPEPWRQMTGVTARDLEAALAREPASVQERWFAQLYALKPLIFGVFGAFWIATGIISLTAGWNIGMSLLREGGLQGNVAALVVTAGALADIAIGLAILYRPLSRYGLWAALIISLTYAVIGTALVPRLWADPLGPMLKIWPVIMLNLVAMAIREDR
- a CDS encoding LLM class flavin-dependent oxidoreductase; the encoded protein is MKFGIFYELQLPRPWVAGDELALYQNALSQMELADKLGYDHAWVVEHHFLEEYSHSPSPESFLAAASQRTKNIRLGHGILQLTTNHPARVAERVAVLDLLSNGRCEFGMGESASITELTPFGRDMETKKEVFEEAVAAIFPMFKDAGSEHHGKYFDIPLRNVVPKPVQKPHPPLWMACSQLPTIERAGRHGFGALGFQFVSADAAHAWVHAYYNAMTKRLRKLADYQINPNMALVSFFMCAKTDEEARARADGATFFQFALRFYGASQNRQRPAPYTVNMWDEYNKWKRDNPEAQEAALRGGLIGSPETIRKKLKRFQSSHIDQVILLNQAGKNSHEHICESLELFGREVMPEFQNDPAQTAWKQGVMSGEIELEEIDTEAFTDRYGKLAINVAPVKVAG